The genomic DNA CGGCACCTGACGGGGCCGAGACGATATATAGGGTGCCGCTGCTGTGGTTCATGGTAGGGGTGGCCTTACTCGATGTTCTGTACTTGTTCACGCATCTGTTCGATCAGTACCTTCAAGTTGACCGCCGCTTGCGTGCTACGCGGGTCGAAGGCCTTGGAGCCCAGGGTATTGGCCTCGCGGTTGAGCTCCTGCATGAGGAAGTCCAGGCGCCGGCCGGCGGCCCCCCCGGACTTGAGCACCCGGCGTACTTCAGTAACGTGTGTGCTGAGGCGGTCCAGCTCCTCTGCAACGTCGCTCTTTTGTGCCAGCAACACCATCTCCTGCTCAAGCCGTTGCGGGTCTAGCTCAGCCTTGAGGTCGCCGAAGCGGTCGATGATCTTTTGCCTTTGTGCTGCCAGCATCTGCGGTACAAGGGCACGCAGGGTGGTGACCTCGGTAGCCATGCTGTCCAGCCGCTCGTTGATCAGGCGTGCCAGCTCCTGGCCTTCGCGCAGGCGCCCGGCCTTCAGTTCGGCCAGGGCCTCATCGAACAGTGCCACGGCTTCGGCATTGAGCGCCTGAGGATCGCTGGCGTCGGCCACCAGCACACCCGGCCAGG from Pseudomonas putida includes the following:
- a CDS encoding YicC/YloC family endoribonuclease — protein: MVHSMTAFARVERAGSQGTLVWELRSVNHRYLEPHLRLPDALRDLEGAVREGLRQGLSRGKVECTLRLHEDSNGKPLKVDRERAAQLVAAAEEVAGLIKQPAPLNPLEVLSWPGVLVADASDPQALNAEAVALFDEALAELKAGRLREGQELARLINERLDSMATEVTTLRALVPQMLAAQRQKIIDRFGDLKAELDPQRLEQEMVLLAQKSDVAEELDRLSTHVTEVRRVLKSGGAAGRRLDFLMQELNREANTLGSKAFDPRSTQAAVNLKVLIEQMREQVQNIE